The Leisingera methylohalidivorans DSM 14336 genome has a window encoding:
- a CDS encoding alpha-ketoacid dehydrogenase subunit beta, whose translation MASMTMIEAIREAHDVAMAADDRVVVFGEDVGFFGGVFRCTAGLQQKYGKSRCFDTPINESGIVGTAIGMAAYGLKPVIEIQFADYVYPAYDQIVSEAARLRHRSNADFTCPLVIRMPTGGGIFGGQTHSQSPEALFTHVSGLKVVVPSNPRDAKGLLLAAIEDPDPVIFLEPKRLYNGPFDGYHDRPVTSWKKHPMGEVPEGHEIVPLGKASITREGADVTVLAYGTMVYVAEAAAEATGVDAEVIDLRTLLPLDLDTITASVEKTGRCVIVHEATRTSGFGAELMSLVQENCFYHLEAPMIRVTGWDTPYPHAQEWEYFPGPDRVGEALKKVMEG comes from the coding sequence ATGGCCAGCATGACCATGATCGAAGCCATCCGCGAAGCCCATGACGTGGCCATGGCGGCCGACGATCGGGTTGTCGTCTTTGGCGAGGATGTCGGCTTTTTCGGCGGCGTGTTCCGCTGCACGGCAGGGCTGCAGCAGAAATACGGAAAATCGCGCTGCTTTGATACTCCGATCAATGAATCCGGCATCGTCGGCACCGCCATCGGCATGGCCGCCTATGGGCTGAAGCCGGTGATCGAGATCCAGTTCGCAGACTATGTCTATCCGGCCTATGATCAGATCGTTTCGGAGGCGGCGCGGCTGCGGCACCGCTCCAACGCCGATTTCACCTGCCCGCTGGTGATCCGCATGCCCACCGGCGGCGGCATCTTTGGCGGCCAGACCCACAGCCAGAGCCCGGAGGCACTGTTCACCCATGTGTCTGGCCTGAAAGTGGTGGTGCCCTCCAACCCGCGCGACGCCAAGGGGCTGCTGCTGGCCGCGATCGAGGACCCCGACCCGGTGATCTTCCTCGAGCCCAAGCGGCTCTATAACGGGCCGTTTGACGGCTACCACGACCGCCCCGTGACCAGCTGGAAGAAACACCCGATGGGCGAGGTGCCCGAGGGGCACGAGATCGTGCCGCTGGGCAAGGCCAGTATCACCCGCGAAGGCGCGGATGTGACGGTTCTGGCCTATGGCACCATGGTCTATGTGGCTGAAGCCGCCGCCGAGGCCACCGGCGTCGATGCCGAGGTGATCGACCTGCGCACGCTGCTGCCGCTGGATCTGGACACCATCACCGCCTCTGTCGAGAAGACCGGCCGCTGCGTGATCGTGCATGAGGCGACGCGCACCTCCGGCTTCGGGGCGGAGCTGATGAGCCTGGTGCAGGAGAACTGCTTTTACCACCTGGAAGCGCCGATGATCCGGGTGACCGGCTGGGACACGCCCTATCCGCATGCGCAGGAGTGGGAATATTTCCCCGGCCCGGACCGTGTGGGCGAGGCGTTGAAAAAAGTGATGGAGGGCTGA
- a CDS encoding RrF2 family transcriptional regulator, whose protein sequence is MRRLGDGVEAALHCAAILAALPKDKVLSGKDLAALHGLSESYLLKHLRALTAAAVTEAIPGPRGGYRLMRPAEEVSMLDVVEAIDGPGPAYVCREIRQKGRVTTNATCAYKKDCFIKRRMLAAEKLWRDALRAQTLADLLNDGDVEIGEENKQAVGQFVAEKLR, encoded by the coding sequence ATGCGACGTTTGGGAGATGGCGTGGAAGCGGCCTTGCACTGCGCGGCTATTCTGGCGGCCTTGCCAAAGGACAAAGTCCTATCCGGAAAAGACCTTGCGGCGCTGCATGGTCTTTCAGAAAGTTACCTTCTAAAGCATCTGCGCGCTTTGACGGCCGCGGCGGTGACCGAAGCCATTCCCGGGCCACGGGGGGGGTACAGATTGATGCGACCAGCAGAAGAGGTGTCCATGCTGGATGTGGTCGAAGCCATCGATGGCCCCGGTCCAGCCTATGTTTGCCGGGAGATCCGCCAGAAAGGTCGTGTTACGACAAACGCCACCTGTGCATACAAAAAGGACTGTTTCATAAAGAGGCGCATGCTGGCCGCCGAAAAGCTATGGCGGGATGCTTTGCGTGCTCAGACATTGGCGGATTTGCTTAACGATGGCGACGTCGAGATTGGGGAGGAAAACAAGCAGGCGGTCGGGCAGTTCGTGGCCGAGAAGCTCCGTTAA
- a CDS encoding 3-methyl-2-oxobutanoate dehydrogenase (2-methylpropanoyl-transferring) subunit alpha, translated as MSEDFPPLSLNVPEPGCRPGVTPDFSDFEIPHAGAVKRPPVNVDPDTIREMAFSIVRVLNKDGEAVGDWAGEQSADELREGLRHMLTLRTFDARMLNAQRQGKTSFYMQHLGEEAVSCAFSKALKPGDMNFPTYRQAGLLIAGGYPMLTMMNQIYSNADDPLHGRQLPIMYSSKEHGFFSISGNLGTQFVQSVGWAMASAISGDTKIASGWIGDGSTAESDFHSAMVFASTYDAPVVLNIVNNQWAISTFQGIARGGVGTFAARGHGFGIASIRVDGNDYLAVHSVAKWACERARRGHGPTLIEHVTYRAGGHSTSDDPAAYRSRREAAAWPLGDPIERLKTHLITIGEWSDERHTQAEAEILDEIVRTQKQAEAIGTLGDGNAPSPRDMFEGVYETMPPHLIRQRQEAGY; from the coding sequence ATGAGTGAAGACTTCCCGCCGCTATCGCTGAACGTGCCGGAGCCCGGCTGCCGTCCGGGCGTCACGCCTGATTTCTCGGATTTTGAAATCCCGCACGCCGGGGCGGTCAAGCGCCCGCCAGTCAATGTGGATCCCGACACGATCCGCGAAATGGCCTTTTCCATCGTCCGCGTGCTGAACAAGGACGGCGAGGCGGTGGGTGATTGGGCCGGCGAGCAAAGCGCGGATGAGCTGCGCGAAGGCTTGCGCCACATGCTGACCCTGCGCACCTTCGACGCCCGCATGCTGAATGCGCAGCGCCAGGGCAAGACCAGCTTCTACATGCAGCACCTCGGGGAGGAGGCGGTGTCCTGCGCCTTTTCCAAAGCGCTGAAACCGGGCGACATGAATTTCCCGACCTACCGGCAGGCCGGGCTGCTGATTGCGGGCGGCTATCCGATGCTTACTATGATGAACCAGATCTATTCCAATGCCGACGACCCGCTGCATGGCCGCCAGCTGCCGATCATGTATTCCTCGAAGGAGCACGGGTTCTTCTCGATCTCCGGCAATCTCGGCACCCAGTTCGTGCAGTCGGTCGGCTGGGCGATGGCCTCGGCGATTTCAGGCGACACCAAAATCGCCAGCGGCTGGATCGGCGACGGTTCCACCGCCGAGAGCGACTTTCACTCCGCCATGGTCTTTGCCTCGACCTACGACGCGCCTGTGGTGCTGAACATCGTCAACAACCAATGGGCCATTTCCACTTTCCAAGGCATCGCCCGCGGCGGTGTCGGCACTTTCGCGGCCCGCGGGCATGGCTTTGGCATCGCGTCGATCCGGGTCGACGGCAACGACTATCTAGCTGTCCATTCGGTGGCCAAATGGGCCTGCGAACGGGCGCGCCGCGGCCACGGGCCAACGCTGATCGAGCATGTCACCTACCGCGCCGGCGGCCATTCCACCAGCGACGATCCCGCCGCCTACCGCTCCCGGCGCGAAGCCGCGGCCTGGCCGCTGGGCGATCCGATCGAGCGCCTGAAAACCCACCTCATTACCATCGGCGAGTGGAGCGATGAGCGCCACACGCAGGCCGAGGCGGAAATTCTGGACGAAATCGTGCGCACCCAGAAGCAGGCCGAGGCCATCGGCACGCTCGGCGATGGCAATGCCCCCAGCCCGCGCGACATGTTCGAGGGTGTTTACGAGACGATGCCGCCGCATCTGATCCGGCAGCGTCAGGAAGCGGGGTACTGA
- a CDS encoding IS5 family transposase (programmed frameshift) has translation METSLARDLMSDEEWAFFERFILATRAPNGRKPINHRLILDGNFWVARTGAPWRDLPEEFGKWSSVYRQLRRWTLAGLWEQIMDGLNESGAVQDVLQMIDSPVVRAHHQAAGAKRGTPRQGFGRSRGGFTTKIHLLVNAAGLPMRTEITPGQTSDYLGFELVMADNLPQPKILLADRGYDADGIRKSMDDRGVRPVIPMRRSRKKRIGVDRSLYRLRNLVERCFNKLKNARRVATRYDKTAESFLGFADITSIRLWLRHLST, from the exons ATGGAGACCAGCTTGGCACGAGACCTGATGTCGGACGAAGAATGGGCCTTTTTTGAACGGTTCATCTTAGCGACCCGCGCCCCGAACGGACGCAAGCCTATCAATCATCGCCTTATTCTCGATGGAAATTTTTGGGTCGCTCGAACCGGCGCTCCTTGGCGTGATCTGCCCGAGGAGTTCGGCAAGTGGTCTAGCGTCTACCGTCAGCTCCGGCGTTGGACCTTGGCAGGGCTCTGGGAACAGATCATGGATGGTTTGAACGAAAGTGGCGCAGTTCAGGACGTGCTGCAAATGATCGACAGCCCCGTGGTTCGCGCGCACCATCAGGCAGCGGGCGCTA AAAGGGGGACTCCGAGACAGGGTTTCGGCCGTTCGAGAGGTGGCTTCACGACCAAGATCCACCTCCTCGTCAATGCCGCCGGGTTGCCCATGAGAACCGAAATCACGCCAGGGCAAACGTCCGACTATCTGGGCTTTGAACTGGTCATGGCCGACAACCTGCCCCAGCCTAAGATATTGCTCGCAGATCGGGGTTATGACGCTGACGGCATTCGCAAGTCTATGGATGACCGCGGCGTTCGGCCCGTGATCCCCATGCGCCGGTCCCGCAAAAAGCGCATCGGTGTGGACCGTTCTTTATATCGGCTTCGAAACCTGGTCGAACGATGTTTCAACAAGCTCAAGAACGCCCGCAGGGTCGCAACCCGCTACGACAAGACAGCCGAGAGTTTCCTGGGCTTCGCCGACATCACGTCAATCCGCCTCTGGCTGCGCCATTTGTCAACATGA
- a CDS encoding dihydrolipoamide acetyltransferase family protein: MGVFAMRLPDVGEGIAEAELTEWHVKPGDIVREDDILGAVMTDKAAVEVPSAVAGKVLELGGEIGEMMAIGSVLIRIEVDGDGNESADAAAAEKPTKPAATKPADPQEAEAAPEPEEKPAPELAAPAPAAKKPGHRLPRPEGAKPLAAPSVRARARSEGVDLRHVPGSGPGGRISHEDLDSWIASGGIQQGSVKRGRNTGVEEIRVIGMRRKIAEKMALSKRQIPHITIVEEVEMGALEDLRAALNKKHEGERPKLTLLPFLMRAIVEAVREQPGLNARFDDEAGVIHRHGGVHIGVATQTPQGLNVPVVHHAEAGSLWDNAGELARLAETAREGSIKREELSGGTITITSLGALGAIATTPIINHPEVAIVGVNKMQIRPVWDGQQFQPRKMMNISCSFDHRVVDGWDAAVFVQKLKTLLESPAMLFVEG, translated from the coding sequence ATGGGTGTTTTTGCCATGCGCCTCCCCGATGTGGGGGAAGGCATTGCCGAGGCCGAGCTGACCGAATGGCACGTGAAGCCCGGCGACATCGTGCGCGAAGATGACATTCTGGGGGCGGTGATGACAGACAAGGCCGCGGTCGAGGTGCCCTCGGCCGTGGCGGGCAAGGTGCTGGAGCTGGGCGGCGAGATCGGCGAGATGATGGCGATCGGATCCGTGCTGATCCGCATTGAGGTCGACGGCGACGGCAACGAGAGTGCCGATGCCGCCGCAGCGGAGAAGCCGACCAAGCCTGCTGCCACCAAGCCCGCCGATCCGCAGGAGGCGGAGGCGGCACCGGAGCCGGAGGAAAAGCCCGCCCCCGAGCTTGCAGCTCCTGCCCCAGCGGCCAAGAAACCGGGCCACCGGCTGCCGCGCCCGGAAGGCGCCAAGCCGCTGGCCGCACCTTCGGTGCGGGCGCGGGCGCGCTCCGAAGGGGTGGATCTGCGCCATGTGCCGGGCAGCGGCCCCGGCGGGCGCATCAGCCACGAGGATTTGGACAGCTGGATCGCCTCGGGTGGCATTCAGCAGGGCAGCGTGAAGCGCGGCCGCAACACCGGCGTCGAGGAGATCCGCGTCATCGGCATGCGCCGCAAGATCGCCGAGAAGATGGCGCTGTCGAAACGGCAGATCCCGCATATCACCATCGTCGAAGAGGTGGAGATGGGCGCGCTGGAAGACCTGCGCGCGGCGTTGAACAAAAAGCACGAGGGCGAACGCCCCAAGCTGACGCTGCTGCCCTTCCTGATGCGCGCGATTGTCGAGGCGGTGCGTGAGCAGCCCGGCCTGAACGCGCGCTTCGACGACGAGGCCGGGGTGATTCACCGCCACGGCGGCGTGCATATCGGCGTTGCCACCCAGACGCCGCAGGGGCTGAATGTGCCGGTTGTGCACCACGCCGAAGCGGGCAGCCTGTGGGACAACGCGGGCGAGCTGGCCCGCCTGGCCGAGACCGCGCGCGAAGGCTCGATCAAGCGCGAGGAGCTGTCGGGCGGCACCATCACCATCACCTCGCTGGGGGCTTTGGGGGCGATTGCCACCACGCCGATCATCAACCACCCGGAGGTGGCAATTGTCGGCGTCAACAAGATGCAGATCCGCCCGGTCTGGGACGGTCAGCAGTTCCAGCCGCGCAAGATGATGAACATCTCCTGCTCCTTCGACCACCGGGTGGTCGACGGCTGGGATGCGGCGGTGTTTGTGCAGAAACTGAAAACCCTGCTGGAATCTCCGGCAATGCTGTTTGTCGAGGGCTGA
- a CDS encoding cupin domain-containing protein — protein MSIDNVRSTSFASVARRAASWRRPWRRLSGAVFCCLVVIATLLITVAAGNAHDAKPGIAGVQRELLRQMPLPDSPGRFVTALTIELAPGAVVGPHRHGGFVYVYLLEGRIRSQLEGQNPVEYSSGQSWTEPAEVLHRRTENPSTTEPAKFLAVIYSDADAVITRPETDN, from the coding sequence ATGTCAATCGATAACGTGCGCTCCACCAGCTTCGCATCGGTCGCAAGGCGCGCCGCCTCTTGGCGACGGCCATGGCGCCGTCTGTCCGGTGCTGTTTTCTGCTGCCTTGTTGTAATTGCTACCTTGCTGATCACAGTGGCAGCAGGGAACGCACATGACGCCAAACCCGGCATTGCCGGTGTTCAGCGAGAACTGCTGCGCCAAATGCCTTTGCCAGATTCTCCCGGCCGGTTCGTGACCGCTTTGACGATCGAACTTGCCCCCGGCGCAGTGGTCGGGCCGCATCGGCATGGTGGGTTCGTCTATGTCTACCTGCTTGAGGGCAGGATTCGCAGTCAGCTGGAGGGGCAAAACCCCGTAGAATATAGCAGCGGGCAAAGCTGGACTGAGCCAGCAGAAGTGCTGCACAGGCGGACGGAAAATCCCAGCACAACAGAGCCTGCGAAGTTCCTGGCGGTCATCTATAGCGATGCCGATGCGGTGATCACGCGCCCCGAAACAGACAATTAG
- a CDS encoding carboxymuconolactone decarboxylase family protein, whose amino-acid sequence MTMRFNVAKDTPQLYNALLALNAAVAEADVEPRLIHLIKIRASQINGCAFCVGMHIKEAADDGVGENVLHLLPVWQESSAFNAREKAALAWAETLTLLAGSGVPDAAFDAARAEFSEQELAVLTVAVGAMNLWNRIGVGAQMPA is encoded by the coding sequence ATGACAATGCGCTTCAACGTAGCAAAAGACACACCACAACTCTACAATGCCTTGTTGGCGCTAAACGCAGCTGTCGCCGAAGCTGATGTGGAGCCGCGTCTGATACACCTTATCAAAATCAGGGCTTCACAGATAAATGGTTGCGCGTTTTGCGTTGGCATGCACATCAAGGAAGCAGCGGATGACGGTGTGGGAGAGAATGTACTTCATCTGCTGCCCGTCTGGCAGGAATCCAGCGCGTTCAATGCGCGCGAAAAGGCCGCTCTTGCCTGGGCAGAGACGCTGACACTGCTGGCCGGCTCTGGCGTACCGGACGCCGCATTCGACGCGGCACGGGCGGAATTTTCTGAGCAAGAGTTGGCGGTGCTGACCGTGGCGGTTGGGGCAATGAACCTTTGGAATCGCATCGGCGTTGGCGCCCAGATGCCAGCCTGA
- a CDS encoding CmpA/NrtA family ABC transporter substrate-binding protein, translating to MSATRIPAGYVPLTDAAPLIAAQEMGFAAEERLILELHPAASWSSLRDMLAFGQVDAAQMLAPVPIAAALGLGGVSAPLSVLSVLSVNGTVIGVSSSLARRLADAGYRLSFHDAVSAGKALIAAAGPDLRIGVPFPFSMHAELLTYWLNGLGPDTPRDFGIRTVPPPLMAEAVRNGEIDAFCVGEPWGSMAVEQGAGALLLPGRAIWSFAPEKVLAVRGAWAEAEPDLSGRLIRALWRAGRWLADPASRGLAAEILSARRYLDLPAEIIERALSGKFTVTPQGLQREAPGFIGFHDGAAGFPWRSQAQWIALQLAQRNGLERETALAKAGQVFRSDLYRNALRGTGADLPGACSKLEGAIRAMLLPAGESEAVSLLQNRFFDGRVFDPQAEV from the coding sequence ATGAGTGCGACACGGATCCCTGCCGGCTATGTCCCGCTAACCGATGCGGCGCCGCTGATCGCCGCGCAGGAAATGGGCTTTGCCGCTGAAGAACGGCTGATTCTGGAACTGCACCCCGCGGCCTCCTGGTCGTCGCTGCGGGACATGCTGGCTTTTGGCCAAGTGGACGCCGCTCAGATGCTCGCCCCGGTGCCGATTGCTGCGGCGCTTGGCCTTGGTGGCGTCAGCGCGCCCTTGTCCGTGCTGTCGGTGCTGTCCGTCAATGGCACCGTCATCGGTGTCAGCAGCAGCCTGGCCCGCAGGCTGGCCGATGCGGGGTACAGGCTCTCCTTTCATGACGCGGTGTCCGCCGGGAAGGCCCTGATTGCGGCGGCCGGCCCGGACCTGCGAATTGGCGTCCCGTTTCCCTTCTCCATGCATGCCGAACTGCTGACCTACTGGTTGAATGGACTGGGGCCGGACACACCCCGCGACTTCGGCATCCGTACGGTCCCGCCGCCGCTGATGGCCGAGGCAGTCCGCAACGGCGAAATCGACGCCTTCTGCGTTGGTGAACCCTGGGGATCCATGGCAGTTGAACAGGGCGCTGGCGCGCTGCTGCTGCCCGGTCGGGCGATCTGGTCCTTTGCGCCGGAAAAGGTGCTGGCCGTCCGCGGTGCCTGGGCAGAAGCCGAACCGGACCTGTCCGGCCGCCTCATCCGGGCGCTCTGGCGCGCAGGCCGCTGGCTGGCCGATCCCGCCTCCCGCGGGCTGGCGGCTGAAATCCTGTCCGCGCGGCGGTATCTCGATCTGCCCGCCGAAATCATCGAGCGCGCGCTGTCGGGAAAATTCACGGTCACACCTCAGGGCCTGCAGCGCGAAGCACCCGGTTTCATCGGCTTTCATGACGGCGCCGCAGGCTTCCCCTGGCGCAGCCAGGCGCAATGGATTGCTTTGCAGCTCGCACAGCGGAACGGCCTGGAGCGCGAGACGGCACTTGCAAAGGCCGGGCAGGTATTCCGCAGCGATCTGTACCGCAACGCCCTGCGCGGGACCGGCGCCGACTTGCCCGGAGCCTGTTCGAAACTGGAAGGCGCGATCCGCGCCATGCTGCTGCCAGCGGGGGAATCGGAAGCGGTCAGCCTGTTGCAGAACCGGTTCTTCGATGGCCGGGTTTTTGATCCCCAGGCCGAGGTCTGA
- a CDS encoding IS5 family transposase (programmed frameshift), with protein METSLARDLMSDEEWAFFERFILATRAPNGRNPINHRLVLDGIFWVARTGAPWRDLPEEFGKWSSVYRQIRRWTLAGLWEQIMDGLNESGAVPDVLQMIDSPVVRAHHPAAGAKRGTPRQGFGRSRGGFTSKIHLLVNAAGLPMRTEITPGQTSDYLGFELVMADNLPQPKILLADRGYDADGIRKSMDDRGVRPVIPMRRSRKKRIGVDRSLYRLRNLVERCFNKLKNARRVATRYDKTAESFLGFADITSIRLWLRHLST; from the exons ATGGAGACCAGCTTGGCACGAGACCTGATGTCGGACGAAGAATGGGCCTTTTTTGAACGGTTCATCTTAGCGACCCGCGCCCCGAACGGACGCAACCCTATCAATCATCGCCTTGTTCTCGATGGAATTTTTTGGGTCGCTCGAACCGGCGCTCCTTGGCGTGATCTGCCCGAGGAGTTCGGCAAGTGGTCTAGCGTCTACCGTCAGATCCGGCGTTGGACCTTGGCAGGGCTCTGGGAGCAGATCATGGATGGTTTGAACGAAAGTGGCGCAGTTCCGGACGTGCTGCAAATGATCGACAGCCCCGTGGTTCGCGCGCACCATCCGGCAGCGGGCGCTA AAAGGGGGACTCCGAGACAGGGTTTCGGCCGTTCGAGAGGTGGCTTCACGTCCAAGATCCACCTCCTCGTCAATGCCGCCGGGTTGCCCATGAGAACCGAAATCACGCCAGGGCAAACGTCCGACTATCTGGGCTTTGAACTGGTCATGGCCGACAACCTGCCCCAGCCTAAGATATTGCTCGCAGATCGGGGTTATGACGCTGACGGCATTCGCAAGTCTATGGATGACCGCGGCGTTCGGCCCGTGATCCCCATGCGCCGGTCCCGCAAAAAGCGCATCGGTGTGGACCGTTCTTTATATCGGCTTCGAAACCTGGTCGAACGATGTTTCAACAAGCTCAAGAACGCCCGCAGGGTCGCAACCCGCTACGACAAGACAGCCGAGAGTTTCCTGGGCTTCGCCGACATCACGTCAATCCGCCTCTGGCTGCGCCATTTGTCAACATGA
- a CDS encoding ANTAR domain-containing response regulator, which translates to MPDVLSIVVVETDRERAFMIVDGLREAGDFDIQVISEPSGLARQIQMRDPDVVLIDIANPSRDVLEELTLATGPKERPVAMFVDRSEDGLSAAAVEAGVSAYVVDGLQPARLKPVLDAAIARFRLFQRMRTELAEAKRALEERKVIDRAKGMVMKARGIGEDEAYALLRKAAMDQNKRVADVAQALVTAAGLLA; encoded by the coding sequence ATGCCCGATGTCCTGTCCATTGTTGTTGTCGAAACAGACCGCGAACGCGCCTTCATGATTGTGGACGGGCTGCGGGAAGCCGGGGATTTCGACATTCAGGTCATCTCAGAACCTTCAGGCCTGGCGCGCCAGATACAGATGCGCGACCCGGATGTTGTCCTCATCGATATCGCAAATCCCTCGCGCGACGTGCTGGAGGAGCTGACGCTGGCCACCGGCCCCAAGGAACGGCCGGTGGCCATGTTTGTCGATCGCAGCGAGGACGGGCTGTCTGCTGCCGCGGTGGAGGCCGGTGTCTCGGCTTATGTAGTCGACGGGCTGCAGCCTGCCCGGCTGAAGCCGGTTCTGGACGCTGCGATCGCCCGGTTCCGGCTGTTTCAGCGGATGCGCACAGAGCTCGCCGAGGCCAAGCGCGCCTTGGAAGAGCGCAAGGTCATCGACCGCGCCAAAGGTATGGTCATGAAGGCCCGCGGCATCGGCGAAGATGAGGCCTATGCGCTGCTGCGCAAGGCCGCGATGGACCAGAACAAGCGCGTCGCGGACGTGGCGCAGGCGCTGGTCACCGCGGCAGGGCTGCTGGCATGA
- the lpdA gene encoding dihydrolipoyl dehydrogenase yields the protein MTDLKCKLLIIGAGPGGYVCAIRASQLGVDTIVVDEAKPGGTCLNVGCIPSKALIHAADEFFKMTYAAEGPLGISAGKPQIDFSRTVAWKDGIVQRLTGGVNGLMRKAGVRLFEGRARFLDGKTIVVKRGEKSTQIRAERIVIASGSAPVALPSMPFGGNILSSTEALALQAVPESLAVVGAGYIGLELGTAFAKLGAKVTVVEAEDRILPLYDQALTRPVAKRLETLGVQVLTGAKAEGYTDGVLTTSQGKIQAEKALVTVGRRPRTEGIGVDELALTLNGPFIRIDKTCQTSMRGIYAIGDVTGEPMLAHRAMAQGEMVAEHVAGHAVEWDKRAIPAVCFTDPEIVTCGALPGEVEGKSTEFPFAANGRAMTTEREDGFIRVVWRDADHAVLGIQAVGAGISEMSAAFSLAIEMGACLEDIAATIHAHPTQSEGLQEACLRALEHALHL from the coding sequence ATGACTGATCTGAAATGTAAACTGCTGATCATCGGTGCCGGTCCCGGCGGCTATGTCTGCGCCATCCGTGCCAGCCAGCTGGGCGTCGACACCATCGTGGTGGACGAAGCCAAGCCAGGCGGCACCTGCCTGAACGTGGGCTGCATACCCTCCAAGGCGCTGATCCATGCCGCCGACGAGTTTTTTAAGATGACCTATGCAGCCGAGGGGCCGCTCGGCATCTCCGCAGGCAAGCCCCAAATCGACTTCAGCCGCACAGTGGCCTGGAAGGACGGCATCGTGCAGCGGCTGACCGGCGGCGTGAACGGGCTGATGCGCAAGGCGGGCGTGCGCCTGTTCGAGGGCCGCGCGCGATTCCTCGATGGCAAAACCATAGTAGTCAAGCGGGGCGAGAAAAGCACCCAGATCCGCGCCGAGCGCATCGTGATCGCCTCTGGCTCGGCGCCGGTGGCACTACCCTCGATGCCCTTCGGCGGCAACATCCTGTCGTCAACCGAGGCGCTGGCGCTGCAGGCGGTGCCCGAGAGCCTAGCCGTGGTCGGCGCAGGTTATATCGGGCTGGAGCTGGGCACCGCCTTTGCCAAGCTCGGCGCCAAGGTCACTGTGGTCGAAGCCGAGGACCGCATCCTGCCGCTTTACGATCAGGCCCTGACCCGGCCCGTCGCCAAGAGGCTGGAAACGCTGGGTGTACAGGTTCTCACCGGTGCCAAGGCCGAAGGCTATACCGATGGCGTTCTGACCACTAGCCAGGGCAAGATCCAGGCGGAGAAAGCCCTTGTCACCGTCGGCCGCCGCCCGCGCACCGAAGGCATCGGCGTTGATGAGCTGGCACTGACCCTGAACGGCCCATTCATCCGCATCGACAAGACCTGCCAGACCTCGATGCGCGGCATCTACGCCATCGGCGATGTGACCGGTGAGCCGATGCTGGCCCACCGCGCCATGGCGCAGGGCGAGATGGTGGCCGAACATGTCGCGGGCCACGCGGTCGAGTGGGACAAGCGCGCCATTCCCGCCGTCTGCTTCACCGATCCCGAAATCGTCACCTGCGGCGCATTGCCTGGCGAGGTTGAGGGCAAAAGCACCGAGTTTCCCTTTGCTGCCAATGGCCGGGCGATGACGACCGAGCGCGAGGACGGCTTCATCCGCGTCGTCTGGCGCGACGCCGATCACGCGGTGCTGGGCATTCAGGCGGTGGGCGCCGGGATTTCCGAGATGTCGGCGGCCTTCTCGCTGGCCATCGAAATGGGGGCCTGCCTCGAAGACATCGCCGCAACCATCCATGCCCATCCTACCCAGTCGGAAGGGCTCCAGGAAGCCTGCCTGCGCGCACTGGAGCACGCGTTGCACCTCTGA